A single window of Granulicella sibirica DNA harbors:
- a CDS encoding peroxiredoxin family protein: protein MKLFASLLLLSVTSLAQTSPRPITGDWEGTATSHGQQVPVHLRLSGSPSALTAALVNGPESSPASSATFSGDHLLVTFNYYAKTLDATLSPDGKLTGSFGTASTRYPLTLAAGHASAGKSSVPPDIHGDWEVLVKSSKGEAAWQLIVAQDHRNVKAVIQRIDGDTGSLFGTWNSDPSAPNTYRISHFTAAGPALYSLAPQPDGTLLVSNLLRADQKTDTQQDLPARRPADARAANLKAPTDPTQQTTMKDPNARFAFSAPDLNGKTVSNTDPQFDGKVVIVSIGGSWCPNCHDEAPFLESLYKQFHSRGLEIVNLSFEEEDQLKDPTRLRAFIARYHLDYTVLLAGTTDQLNEKITQADNLNCWPTSFIIGRDGRVRQIHAGFAGPANPAAHEVLVKELTAFIGELVEQPVPAQSAMLTHTDDQ, encoded by the coding sequence ATGAAGCTTTTTGCAAGCCTTCTCCTGCTTTCCGTAACTTCGCTCGCCCAAACCTCTCCTCGCCCCATCACCGGCGATTGGGAAGGTACCGCTACCTCGCACGGCCAGCAGGTTCCCGTTCACCTTCGTCTCTCAGGTTCGCCCAGCGCTTTGACTGCGGCCCTCGTCAACGGGCCCGAGAGTTCGCCGGCCTCGAGCGCGACGTTCTCGGGTGATCATCTCCTTGTCACGTTCAACTACTATGCGAAGACGCTCGACGCCACCCTTTCCCCCGACGGCAAGCTCACCGGAAGCTTCGGCACGGCAAGCACACGCTATCCGTTGACCCTTGCCGCAGGTCACGCGAGTGCCGGCAAGAGCAGCGTCCCGCCCGACATCCACGGCGACTGGGAGGTGCTCGTCAAGAGTTCCAAGGGTGAAGCCGCCTGGCAACTCATCGTCGCGCAGGATCACCGCAACGTGAAAGCCGTCATCCAGCGCATCGACGGCGACACTGGCAGCCTATTCGGCACATGGAACTCCGATCCCTCCGCGCCGAATACCTATCGCATCTCCCACTTCACTGCCGCCGGCCCCGCGCTGTACAGCCTCGCTCCGCAGCCCGACGGGACGCTCCTCGTATCTAACCTCCTGCGTGCCGATCAGAAGACCGACACCCAGCAAGACCTGCCAGCGCGCCGCCCCGCCGACGCGCGCGCAGCCAATCTGAAAGCGCCGACCGATCCCACCCAGCAAACGACCATGAAGGATCCCAACGCACGCTTCGCCTTCAGCGCTCCGGACCTCAATGGCAAGACCGTCTCAAACACTGATCCGCAGTTCGATGGCAAGGTCGTCATCGTGTCCATTGGAGGCTCCTGGTGCCCCAACTGCCACGACGAAGCTCCGTTCCTCGAGAGCCTCTATAAGCAGTTCCACAGCCGCGGGCTTGAGATCGTAAACCTCTCTTTTGAAGAGGAGGACCAGCTCAAGGATCCCACCCGCCTCCGCGCCTTCATCGCTCGCTACCACCTCGACTACACCGTTCTTCTTGCCGGGACCACCGACCAACTCAACGAGAAGATCACGCAGGCTGACAACCTGAACTGCTGGCCCACGAGCTTCATCATCGGTCGCGATGGACGCGTCCGGCAGATCCACGCAGGCTTCGCAGGCCCCGCCAATCCAGCCGCTCACGAAGTCTTGGTGAAGGAACTGACCGCGTTCATCGGCGAGTTGGTCGAGCAACCGGTTCCGGCGCAGTCGGCTATGCTGACCCACACGGACGATCAGTAA
- a CDS encoding cupin domain-containing protein: protein MFQMQTPSLPPPQAVQTTITPVSRDTTTDAGEPITYLSTPTPEVISVIVALPRGGKTDWMTHPVPGYLYILQGELTVEFADGKHLVFKTGQAFMQARTKWHRGINTGSGEMRFLAVFFGEKGTPIILNPPHAQSEPKP, encoded by the coding sequence ATGTTTCAGATGCAAACACCCAGCCTGCCACCGCCCCAGGCCGTACAGACCACCATTACTCCTGTGTCCAGGGACACAACGACGGACGCCGGCGAGCCCATTACTTATCTTTCGACACCGACTCCTGAAGTGATTTCCGTCATCGTAGCGTTACCTCGGGGGGGAAAGACGGATTGGATGACACACCCGGTTCCCGGTTATCTGTACATTCTTCAGGGGGAACTGACCGTAGAGTTCGCGGATGGAAAACACCTCGTCTTCAAAACCGGCCAAGCGTTCATGCAAGCGCGGACGAAGTGGCATCGTGGCATCAACACGGGTTCGGGCGAGATGCGCTTCCTTGCGGTGTTCTTCGGCGAGAAGGGCACTCCGATTATTCTGAACCCGCCGCATGCTCAGAGTGAACCAAAGCCCTGA
- a CDS encoding NmrA family NAD(P)-binding protein yields MSDKTILVTGATGATGSATIKLLAERGKSVRALVHKEDERSKNLKRQGVEICVGDLLDFDSVRAAVEGIHSAYFIYPIAPGILEATAYFAQAAQEAKLQAIVNMSQASARRVAKSHAAQNHWIAERLFGRSGVPVTHLRPTLFAEWILYFAGFIKAGLLPLPMGTGVHAPITTGDQARVIANILVAPEAHSGQVYPLYGAEEMSFPEMTEMVAQILGKAVRYERTEPTALRAMLQGKGRKFDDDFFWQHLREISIDHHNGVFAGTNDLVEKIGGEKPTTFREFIERNRAALTA; encoded by the coding sequence ATGAGCGACAAAACGATTTTGGTCACTGGAGCGACGGGTGCAACTGGATCAGCAACGATCAAACTGCTGGCAGAACGCGGAAAATCCGTAAGGGCTCTGGTGCATAAAGAAGATGAGCGGTCGAAGAACCTTAAACGGCAAGGTGTCGAGATTTGTGTAGGCGATTTACTCGATTTCGATTCGGTTCGCGCGGCTGTGGAGGGTATTCACAGCGCGTACTTTATCTACCCGATTGCTCCGGGTATCCTCGAAGCCACCGCCTACTTCGCACAGGCGGCGCAGGAAGCGAAACTCCAAGCGATCGTAAACATGTCCCAGGCTTCGGCGCGCCGAGTCGCGAAGAGCCATGCAGCTCAAAACCATTGGATCGCTGAACGACTCTTTGGTCGTTCAGGGGTTCCTGTCACTCATCTTCGGCCGACATTGTTCGCGGAATGGATCCTGTATTTTGCCGGTTTCATCAAAGCGGGGCTTTTGCCGCTGCCTATGGGCACTGGAGTTCACGCTCCCATCACCACTGGAGATCAGGCGCGTGTTATCGCGAACATCCTCGTAGCTCCTGAGGCCCACAGCGGACAGGTGTATCCCCTCTATGGAGCGGAGGAGATGTCTTTCCCCGAGATGACGGAGATGGTGGCGCAGATCTTAGGGAAGGCCGTGAGATACGAACGTACTGAACCGACCGCACTCAGAGCAATGCTTCAAGGCAAGGGCCGGAAATTTGACGATGACTTCTTTTGGCAGCATCTTCGAGAGATTTCAATCGATCACCATAACGGCGTATTCGCTGGCACCAATGATCTAGTGGAAAAGATTGGCGGAGAGAAACCAACAACGTTCCGCGAGTTTATCGAGAGGAATCGCGCAGCGTTGACTGCTTGA
- a CDS encoding MsnO8 family LLM class oxidoreductase — MKLSIVDLSVVQPGETPSQALQHSLDLAVLAENLGYQRIWFAEHHAKSLVGRSPEVLITAAAARTKRIRIGSGAVLLNHYSAYRIAEVFCTLNELYPGRIDLGIGRATAGPIIDLALQQDRSKPFHPDSDVQLNELVNWLQNSFEADSILGAIPIHSIKSRPQLHVTGTSSWSARASGSRGLRYVFASFFNQFSTRECVDAYREHFKPATGSAGVQSPEVRLGLHVVCSDTEFEARRQIGPVQVAYNYLGQGKLQFLEPSPEEAIALLGGVPVIERYKRRSYVPPRYVTGTFEQVAEQLHWIEQDFQIDEFVVQDMTTDWAARRHSYELLAGLLNPENPSETLAQLTA, encoded by the coding sequence GTGAAACTTTCAATCGTGGATCTTTCAGTCGTGCAGCCAGGAGAGACACCATCTCAAGCGTTACAGCATAGCTTGGATCTCGCGGTGCTGGCGGAGAATCTCGGTTATCAAAGAATCTGGTTCGCAGAGCACCACGCAAAATCTTTGGTCGGTAGGTCGCCTGAGGTGCTAATTACGGCCGCGGCGGCTCGTACGAAGAGAATCCGTATCGGGTCTGGTGCGGTGCTGCTCAATCACTACAGTGCTTATCGGATTGCAGAAGTGTTCTGCACCCTAAACGAGCTGTATCCCGGCCGCATTGATCTCGGGATTGGTCGCGCTACTGCGGGGCCGATCATCGATCTCGCTTTACAGCAGGACCGCTCGAAACCGTTCCATCCTGATTCGGATGTTCAGTTGAATGAACTCGTAAATTGGCTCCAGAACTCTTTTGAGGCGGACTCCATTCTGGGAGCTATTCCCATTCACAGCATCAAGAGCCGTCCGCAGCTCCACGTTACTGGCACTAGCTCTTGGAGTGCGCGAGCGTCCGGTTCGCGGGGGCTACGCTATGTCTTTGCTAGCTTCTTTAATCAATTCTCAACCCGAGAATGCGTGGACGCCTATAGAGAGCATTTCAAACCAGCTACCGGATCGGCGGGTGTCCAATCGCCGGAAGTTCGTCTTGGACTCCATGTGGTCTGTAGCGATACCGAGTTTGAGGCACGTCGACAGATCGGTCCCGTGCAGGTGGCATATAACTATCTCGGCCAGGGCAAGTTGCAGTTTCTCGAACCATCTCCTGAAGAAGCAATAGCCCTGTTAGGTGGCGTCCCCGTTATCGAAAGATACAAGCGTAGAAGCTATGTCCCTCCGCGCTACGTCACAGGCACCTTTGAGCAGGTAGCGGAGCAGTTGCATTGGATAGAACAAGATTTTCAGATCGATGAATTCGTGGTACAGGACATGACCACTGATTGGGCTGCCCGTCGCCATTCCTATGAGCTTCTTGCTGGTCTGCTCAATCCAGAGAACCCCTCCGAAACACTTGCCCAGCTAACGGCTTAA
- a CDS encoding quinone oxidoreductase family protein, which translates to MKAAVYYENGGPEVFRVEDVPLPTCAPDGVLIKVSSISIEGGDQISRETVPPVNTPHIVGYQCAGEILEVGSEVRDRLVGQRVVCIVSWGSHAEYVAAPAAMTWPLPPSLNIDIASAVPVAFATANECLFTVGNLQKGQSVLIHGGSGALGLAAIQMAVHAGASVFTTSSDDAKLERLKSYGPVVTINNVRENFVEAIRAQTGGVGIDLVVDSIAGKTLPLSVATLKFGGRAIFVGVSGRDLEGFDPFALWPNCTSLHGVYMPRAFEADYVRNHAVVADCLDKVARGELKVDIDRVFSLSDVVPAYEYLQSRKGFGRVLLRP; encoded by the coding sequence GTGAAAGCAGCTGTCTATTACGAAAATGGGGGACCTGAGGTCTTCCGCGTCGAGGATGTTCCGCTTCCGACCTGTGCGCCAGATGGCGTACTCATCAAGGTATCTTCCATTTCCATTGAAGGCGGGGATCAGATCAGTCGCGAGACTGTACCACCCGTAAATACACCCCACATCGTGGGTTATCAGTGTGCAGGAGAAATTCTGGAAGTCGGTTCTGAGGTTCGAGATCGGCTGGTCGGGCAACGAGTCGTTTGCATCGTGAGTTGGGGCTCTCACGCTGAGTATGTCGCGGCACCCGCCGCGATGACATGGCCGCTTCCCCCAAGTCTCAATATAGACATTGCTTCCGCCGTTCCCGTGGCTTTCGCGACGGCCAACGAGTGCTTGTTTACTGTGGGCAACTTACAAAAAGGACAATCGGTACTCATCCATGGCGGCTCGGGCGCGCTAGGCCTTGCAGCAATTCAGATGGCAGTCCATGCCGGCGCGTCCGTTTTCACCACTTCCTCGGACGATGCAAAGTTAGAAAGGCTGAAATCTTATGGGCCGGTTGTCACCATCAACAATGTTCGCGAGAACTTCGTGGAAGCGATCCGGGCTCAGACCGGAGGTGTGGGTATCGACCTGGTAGTTGACAGCATCGCGGGCAAGACTCTCCCACTCAGTGTCGCTACCTTGAAATTCGGAGGCCGGGCAATCTTCGTTGGCGTGTCAGGACGCGATCTTGAGGGATTCGATCCCTTTGCGCTGTGGCCGAACTGCACCAGCCTTCACGGGGTCTACATGCCCCGAGCCTTTGAAGCGGACTACGTACGCAATCACGCGGTGGTCGCCGACTGCTTGGACAAAGTTGCACGAGGAGAACTAAAAGTTGATATCGATCGCGTTTTTTCGCTTTCAGATGTCGTCCCCGCATACGAATATCTTCAGAGTCGTAAGGGCTTCGGCCGAGTTCTTCTGCGGCCCTAA
- a CDS encoding transposase, with amino-acid sequence MRPDSGADAKDGRGCSLKHRCTASTVRRVSRHMFEEALTRMNERATAAAMRLRRSVVERPFSTIKYRIFGHPRLLMRGRAGAHIELSLAVMAYNLERMANVLGNARLTQALQIK; translated from the coding sequence CTGCGACCTGATTCCGGTGCAGACGCAAAGGACGGCAGGGGCTGTTCTTTAAAACACCGCTGCACTGCGTCAACCGTACGCCGGGTATCACGGCACATGTTCGAAGAGGCCCTTACCAGAATGAATGAGCGGGCGACCGCAGCTGCGATGCGGCTGCGAAGATCTGTCGTCGAACGTCCCTTCTCAACCATCAAATACCGCATCTTCGGTCATCCACGTCTCCTCATGCGCGGACGGGCAGGCGCTCACATCGAGCTCAGCCTCGCAGTCATGGCCTACAACCTCGAACGGATGGCAAATGTCCTCGGAAACGCCAGGCTGACGCAGGCGCTCCAGATAAAGTGA
- a CDS encoding TetR/AcrR family transcriptional regulator, whose amino-acid sequence MMRKSRHETEATRKRIVQTASEAFRKDGIAETGLKDLMLGAGLNTKGGFYKHFESKDQLVAEAIRFSFGQVTNRMQASTAGPTPEKL is encoded by the coding sequence ATGATGCGAAAGTCCCGTCACGAGACCGAGGCGACGCGCAAACGCATCGTCCAAACGGCCTCAGAAGCTTTTCGAAAAGACGGCATTGCCGAGACAGGGTTGAAAGACCTCATGTTGGGCGCAGGGCTAAACACCAAAGGCGGGTTCTATAAACACTTTGAGTCGAAAGACCAATTAGTAGCGGAAGCCATACGTTTTAGCTTTGGACAAGTAACGAACCGGATGCAGGCTTCCACTGCCGGCCCAACCCCGGAAAAGCTCTAG
- a CDS encoding pentapeptide repeat-containing protein — MRTLPAVLLIAACLCFFSQHQFASFEVQKASSEVQKADKSMARPPGKIKGSKPASEGAGGASLGMVVPPKDAITDPNHSLETQKLELEIAKLKSDVVSGNKFEVVKAVGTFLTSLGIIGTLLLGLSQQRQTRISRDDERFERSVTRLGSQQIAERLTGLAGLRPFLQSPDRSRQISALNYLVNAGVIEPDPTVRSAIENLFDSISNLNLDAAVLNEGLTAARDRNRAVYIRATNAFIKQQTDAKKRLVDEKFTEVLIGNPPPEEISPLEISSRMIAALVRAGASIEDLSKIYCPNCSFSSRERPARLVGVSFENAILRRAVFTAADLELASFHNADLILADFIGAKLVRAKFTADSVFEPWSISAAANSGELASSWGTIFACSDLSYADFGGRTVFTLIYRNGVYGGNMRDEFNKALLVGTKFREAAFTIAVPLDGISQAQLAPLLPAQYSPMTNANFSVLSGPVNYFKETKLTIWKYFGGEDAEFKPLPNEYGPDLTTVMSGFLNARSLDKAELPKFMSSFINQNRGALEKPLISYNCSNGQKSADISGMFSQGGAMTGNARF, encoded by the coding sequence ATGAGAACTTTACCCGCCGTACTTCTAATAGCAGCTTGTCTTTGCTTCTTTTCGCAGCATCAGTTCGCTTCCTTTGAAGTCCAGAAAGCTTCCTCTGAGGTCCAGAAAGCGGATAAATCAATGGCAAGGCCACCGGGTAAGATCAAAGGTTCGAAACCTGCTTCAGAAGGAGCTGGCGGCGCTTCGCTCGGAATGGTGGTCCCTCCTAAAGACGCGATCACTGACCCCAACCACTCCTTGGAAACACAGAAGTTGGAACTTGAGATCGCTAAGCTGAAGTCAGATGTCGTAAGCGGTAACAAGTTTGAGGTCGTCAAAGCCGTCGGGACGTTTCTCACCAGTTTGGGGATAATCGGCACCCTACTCCTTGGTTTGTCTCAGCAAAGACAAACCCGTATTTCGCGTGATGATGAAAGATTTGAACGCTCAGTCACCCGACTTGGTAGCCAACAGATCGCTGAACGTCTCACGGGACTAGCCGGCCTTAGACCCTTCCTTCAAAGTCCCGATCGGAGCCGTCAGATCAGCGCACTGAATTATTTAGTAAATGCTGGCGTGATTGAACCCGATCCAACGGTGAGAAGTGCAATAGAAAATCTCTTTGATTCGATATCTAATCTAAATCTAGATGCGGCTGTGCTGAATGAAGGCCTCACTGCCGCCAGGGATCGAAATCGTGCGGTATACATACGCGCGACAAATGCATTTATTAAGCAACAGACGGACGCGAAGAAGCGACTAGTTGACGAAAAGTTTACGGAAGTCTTGATTGGTAACCCGCCACCAGAAGAGATTTCGCCATTGGAGATCAGCTCACGGATGATTGCCGCTCTGGTTCGGGCTGGAGCGAGCATCGAAGACCTATCGAAGATCTATTGCCCAAACTGTTCGTTCTCCTCTCGTGAGCGGCCGGCAAGACTCGTCGGGGTCAGCTTTGAAAATGCGATCTTACGAAGAGCGGTTTTCACCGCTGCTGATCTAGAACTGGCCTCCTTCCACAACGCGGACCTTATTCTTGCCGATTTCATCGGCGCCAAGCTCGTAAGAGCTAAGTTCACAGCTGACTCGGTTTTCGAGCCGTGGAGTATTAGCGCTGCTGCGAATAGTGGAGAGCTGGCTTCATCTTGGGGAACGATCTTCGCTTGCTCAGATCTATCGTATGCCGATTTCGGCGGGAGAACAGTGTTTACTCTGATTTACAGAAATGGCGTGTACGGCGGAAATATGAGAGATGAGTTTAACAAGGCGCTCCTCGTCGGTACTAAGTTTCGCGAAGCGGCTTTTACCATAGCAGTTCCGTTAGATGGTATCTCTCAGGCACAACTTGCCCCGTTGCTGCCCGCGCAATATTCTCCGATGACAAATGCTAACTTTTCTGTTCTGAGCGGGCCAGTAAACTACTTCAAGGAAACAAAGCTCACTATTTGGAAATACTTTGGAGGTGAGGACGCGGAATTCAAACCCTTACCAAATGAGTATGGCCCCGATTTGACAACCGTTATGTCGGGTTTTCTCAATGCAAGGAGCCTTGATAAGGCCGAGCTTCCCAAATTCATGAGTTCCTTCATTAATCAGAACAGAGGAGCTCTCGAGAAGCCTCTGATCTCCTATAACTGCTCCAACGGACAAAAGAGCGCCGATATTTCAGGAATGTTTTCTCAGGGGGGAGCGATGACGGGAAACGCCCGCTTTTGA
- a CDS encoding DUF3106 domain-containing protein: MNRHRDLPVQQQQRALESEPGFRELPQQTQQRMRDHLAQLNNMRPDQRNRILEQNERIERLSVPQRQQVRGAMTQLGGLPEDRRRAVARAFRDLRSMPDNQRQQYLNSPAYRSQFSDQERGTINNLMSVEPYLPGRP, from the coding sequence ATGAACCGCCACAGGGATCTCCCCGTCCAGCAGCAGCAGCGCGCGCTGGAGAGCGAACCCGGCTTCCGCGAACTCCCGCAACAAACCCAGCAGCGCATGCGCGACCACCTAGCCCAGCTCAACAACATGCGGCCTGACCAGCGCAACCGAATCCTCGAGCAGAACGAGCGGATCGAGCGTCTTTCCGTGCCTCAACGGCAGCAGGTGCGTGGCGCCATGACGCAACTTGGCGGCCTTCCCGAAGACCGCCGGCGCGCCGTCGCGCGTGCCTTTCGCGATCTGCGCTCCATGCCGGACAATCAGCGCCAGCAGTACCTCAACTCTCCGGCCTACCGCAGCCAGTTCAGCGATCAGGAGCGCGGGACGATCAACAACCTGATGTCGGTCGAGCCTTACCTCCCCGGCCGGCCCTAG
- a CDS encoding RNA polymerase sigma factor, which yields MATLAVHSGLFENVPDAPMQHTPGDFATMEDSAIMLELSAGNMAGFDYLIRKYRKPIINFMYRMTHNQAVAEELAQEVFLRVYRSRETYRAEARFSTWLYRIATNLGVNHARDNRHERTASTVYLDEPDSETGSTPDVADTTPSAEANLLRDERMSAIREFVMGLPERQRMAVLMHKYEGMDYRQIGDVLKLSESATKSLLFRAYQTLRDKLKGFV from the coding sequence ATGGCTACCCTCGCGGTCCATTCCGGTCTCTTCGAAAACGTTCCCGACGCGCCCATGCAGCACACGCCGGGTGATTTTGCGACGATGGAAGACTCCGCCATCATGCTCGAGCTTAGCGCGGGCAACATGGCCGGATTCGATTACCTGATCCGCAAGTACCGAAAGCCGATCATCAATTTCATGTACCGGATGACGCACAACCAGGCCGTCGCCGAGGAACTGGCGCAGGAGGTCTTCCTCCGTGTCTACCGGTCCCGCGAGACCTACCGCGCCGAGGCCCGGTTCAGCACCTGGCTCTACCGCATCGCGACCAACCTGGGCGTCAACCACGCACGCGACAACCGCCACGAGCGCACCGCGTCGACTGTTTACCTCGACGAACCAGATTCCGAGACGGGGAGCACCCCGGACGTCGCCGACACAACACCAAGCGCGGAGGCGAATCTCCTGCGGGATGAGCGCATGAGCGCCATTCGCGAGTTCGTCATGGGCCTGCCGGAGCGCCAGCGCATGGCTGTCCTGATGCACAAGTACGAGGGAATGGACTATCGCCAGATCGGCGACGTCCTTAAACTCTCTGAATCAGCTACCAAGTCACTCCTTTTCCGCGCATATCAGACTTTGCGCGACAAACTGAAAGGCTTTGTCTAA
- a CDS encoding DUF2911 domain-containing protein produces MNRSTYTTTIISHSSLIDVKIEYSQPLKRGREIFGAVVPYGQLWRVGANGCTTIFTSQDLNFESGILPRGKYALYVVPWPEGWKVMFYTDTSSYGLPRCWDDRALALSVEVPSGGSKSVTEMLSISIEQQSHFEANLEIAWDRTRVSVPFEIPTQRNALEDAAPESGGPSFDDYYMAAKFCYEIGDLQGALLRIDMGLGINKRQPYFYWALKAEIEAKLGNTDAALQYAKTSVDGAKTAGDTYFVARAEGNISRWSQEFDRSMSEEVEA; encoded by the coding sequence ATGAACAGATCAACCTACACAACGACGATCATTAGCCACTCGAGTCTTATCGACGTAAAGATTGAATACTCGCAGCCTCTCAAGAGAGGCCGCGAAATTTTTGGCGCAGTTGTGCCTTATGGACAGCTTTGGCGCGTCGGTGCTAATGGATGCACGACGATATTCACGAGTCAAGATCTTAATTTTGAAAGCGGCATCTTGCCCCGCGGAAAATATGCCTTGTACGTCGTTCCCTGGCCAGAAGGTTGGAAGGTGATGTTTTACACCGATACGAGTAGCTACGGCCTTCCGAGGTGCTGGGATGATAGAGCACTCGCTCTCTCGGTCGAAGTGCCATCGGGCGGGTCGAAATCGGTCACGGAGATGCTGAGCATTTCAATCGAGCAACAGAGTCATTTCGAAGCGAACCTTGAAATTGCATGGGATCGGACAAGAGTTTCGGTGCCATTCGAGATTCCGACTCAGAGAAATGCACTGGAAGATGCCGCTCCGGAATCCGGCGGACCGTCGTTTGATGACTACTACATGGCGGCTAAGTTCTGCTATGAGATAGGTGATCTCCAAGGCGCGTTGCTGCGAATCGATATGGGGCTAGGTATCAACAAGCGACAGCCCTACTTCTACTGGGCACTCAAGGCTGAAATCGAAGCCAAGCTGGGTAACACAGATGCGGCGTTGCAGTACGCCAAGACTTCCGTTGATGGTGCGAAAACAGCAGGCGATACCTACTTCGTAGCGAGGGCCGAAGGCAACATCTCACGGTGGTCTCAAGAGTTCGATAGAAGCATGTCGGAAGAGGTGGAGGCGTGA
- a CDS encoding transposase has protein sequence MPDHVHLLLTPQAITLERAMGLIKGGFSRRLASNLPVWQRSFPDHRIRDQADYQTRLAYIHQNPIRSQLTEDPTQLPYCADGAEEP, from the coding sequence ATGCCCGACCACGTCCACCTCCTCCTCACCCCACAAGCCATCACCCTCGAACGAGCCATGGGCCTCATCAAGGGAGGCTTCTCCCGTCGCCTCGCCTCCAACCTCCCCGTCTGGCAACGCAGCTTCCCCGACCACCGCATCCGCGACCAGGCCGACTACCAGACCCGCCTCGCCTACATCCACCAGAACCCCATCCGCTCCCAACTCACCGAAGACCCCACCCAACTGCCTTACTGCGCGGACGGCGCGGAAGAACCATGA
- a CDS encoding TetR/AcrR family transcriptional regulator, translated as MARLSKRADILQAGVRQLHKRGYAVSSVDSIVEAAGVPKGSFFNHFRSKEEFAGEALSAYFHQWIVECEAVINRTDTTGKEKLIALLAIATSKAAGNYEGCFVGNMALELAHQSEALRLQLVKIFDVWSDSFERAIVEGQQDGTLDTSLSPGTMARFIVNLFQGSALRAKVERSTRAAEEFELMVLSAINPN; from the coding sequence TTGGCACGTCTTTCGAAGCGAGCAGACATTTTGCAGGCTGGTGTTCGACAGCTTCACAAGCGCGGTTACGCGGTGTCGTCGGTCGATAGCATCGTCGAGGCTGCAGGAGTGCCCAAGGGTTCCTTCTTCAACCACTTTCGTTCTAAAGAAGAGTTTGCAGGCGAGGCTCTGAGCGCCTATTTTCATCAGTGGATTGTGGAGTGCGAAGCAGTTATTAATCGGACCGATACCACCGGGAAAGAGAAGTTGATCGCTCTGCTCGCGATCGCGACATCGAAGGCCGCCGGAAATTACGAAGGCTGCTTCGTCGGAAATATGGCGCTCGAGCTTGCTCACCAGAGCGAGGCCTTGCGCCTGCAACTGGTAAAGATTTTTGATGTGTGGAGCGATTCCTTCGAACGTGCAATTGTCGAGGGGCAGCAAGACGGTACCCTCGATACCAGTCTCTCTCCCGGCACAATGGCTCGCTTCATCGTCAATCTATTTCAGGGCTCTGCTCTGCGAGCTAAGGTTGAGCGTTCAACTCGTGCTGCGGAAGAGTTCGAGCTCATGGTTCTCTCGGCCATCAACCCTAATTGA